The stretch of DNA ATCTAAAGAGCCAGCCACGAATCTTCGACCTTGTACGTCAGGAAGGTGGAGCTAAAGAAGGATATCCGGTAAGAGGTCTTTACTCAATCGTTTCAAAAGGTTTAGACCCGGATAATGGAGTTCCGTTGTTTGTTAATGAAGAAGGAAAAGTGTCTAATGACGTTTATTTGCAATCTAAAGAAACTAGCTATCTTAAATATGAAGGCTCTGTCGACCCTACAACTACCGGTGGTTTAAGTAACAACATCCGCTACAAAAACTTCACATTAAATGTATTTTTCTCTTATCAGCTTGGCAATAAGATTCGTTTGAACCCTTATTACAGAATCGGAATGAACGATTTAGATGTAACATCCAATGAATTCTTTGATCGTTGGATGCAGCCTGGTGATGAGAAATACACTAACATCCCTGCTATTGCATCTAACATGCAAAATGAACAACTAGAGGGAACATATCCTTACAATAACTACAACTATTCAGATGCACGCATTGTTGATGGTGGTTTTGTAAGACTTAAATCGGTTTCATTAGCCTATAATCTTCCATCTCACTGGATGAAAAGATTCGGTATGAATGCAGTGTCTATCCAATTATTAGCAATGAATCCATGGTTAATCTATGCTGATAAAAAACTTAACGGACAAGACCCTGAATTCTTTAGTGCCGGTGGTGTTGCGCTACCAGTTGCAAAACAATACACCTTGTCTTTAAAAGTAAGCTTATAATACTAATTGATTTGCGTAATGAAAAAAACACTCATATATACTTGCATCCTTAGCACTTCAATGCTATTTAGTTGCAACAATTTTCTGGATCAATTGCCTGATAGTCGCTCTCCTTTAAATAATAAAGAACAAATTGCTGAATTATTAACGTCTGCATATCCAAAAGCAAGCTACATTGGATTTTGCGAGGTGATGTCTGATAATGCCGGAGAGGCTTCTGAAGGTTCATTTTATGATTCTAATGCCAGAGCCTTTGCCTGGAGCGATAATTATCAACCAGATGCTTATGATTCACCTCAAACCTATTGGAGTGCCTGTTATGCGGCAATAGCAGTAGCTAATCAAGCGCTTGAAGCAATTCCGGAGAACGATAAACTATACAATGCACAAAGAGGTGAAGCGTTAGTTGCCCGTGCTTACTCACACTTTATGTTAGTAAACTTATTCTCAAAGTTTTATGATCAGGCAACAGCAGGAAACGACCCTGGTATTCCCTATCTGACCAAGCCTGACACTAAAATGCTCACGAAGTATGATCGTAAATCAGTTGCTTACGTGTACGAAATGATTGAAAAGGATCTTGTTGCTGGGATGCCTTTGATTGACAACAATGAGTATAAAGTACCTGGATTCCATTTTAATAGGTCTGCGACTTATGCTTTTGCTACACGTTTTTATCTTTTCAAAAAAGATTATGATAATGCGCTGAAGTATGCACAATTAGCATTTCCGGGCAATACAATTGGAGATTATATGCGTCCTACAAAACTTTACAGGTCAAAAGATGCAGCTTATATCCGCGAAAACTTTACCCGTGCAAGCGAACCATCTAATCTTTTGTTAGGTGAAGCAGCTTCAATGTGGTACAGAATGAACAGAGCGTACACATTTGGAGTAAACAGCGAGAAAATTTCGAACATAATTACCGGTTCAAACGTTAATGGAGCCGCTTGGGCTATCAGTACTTATCAGGTATATGGAGATGGGGTAAAATTTGCGATCAAGTTCAGAGAACATTTTGTTACTACATCTATCGGCGCCACCACCGGAGAGCCTTATATTATGGCCCCATTATTTGTTACCGATGAAGTATTATTCAATAGAGCTGAAGCTAAAATCTATAAACAGGACTACGACGGAGCTCTTAATGATCTAAACATCTTCGTGGCAAAAAACAGTAATGCGACAAGCCCATTGACTTATCAGAAGATTGAAAACTTTTATGGCTCTGATCTTTCAAAAGAACAGGGATTGCTGGCTACCTTGTTAGATTTTAAACGTGTTGCATTTATTCATGAAGGTATGCGCTGGTTTGACAATATTAGATACAATATGCCAATTGAGCATGTTTATTATAATGGCTCCAGAATTCAGTTAGCTACTAATGATCCAAGAAGAATCATGCAGCTGCCTCCAGAAGCTACCTTATCAGGTTTGGAACTAAATCCACGGTAACATCTATTAAATTATTTAAGAAATGAAGAAACTATATAATTATATCTATCTCCTGGCTTTCTCAACAATCATTGTAACTGGTTGTCAAAAGGAGGATGATTTAGTAATGCCAAGCTTTGAACAATTGGAAGGTGAAACCTGGACTAAAACGGATCTGGATATATGGATTGAGCAACAGTTGGGGATCCCTTATAACATTGAGGCAAAATATCGTTGGGACAAGAATGAAGTTAAGCCAAACAAATCATTTATCCCACCAGATACAGCATCTGTACGCGAGGTATTTAATGTATTAATCAATGGAATGATTGACCCTTACGTTGAAAACGTAGGTTCTTATTTTGTAAAAACCTATTTACCAAGACAGTATGTTATTGTTGGCAGTTACGAATGGAACTCTAATCAGACAATCACATTAGGTACTGCCGAAGGTGGAAGAAAAATCACCTTGTATGGCATCAGAAATTATGTTGCTGCTAATGATCAAGGGTTAACCAGACAACTATTACATACGTTGCATCATGAGTTTGCTCACATCCTGCATCAGAATATAATGTATCCAAAAGAATTCAAGACCATTACCGGTAGTGAATACAGTGCCGATTGGAACAATTTATCACTTGCTGAAGCTTATCAAAAAGGGTTTATCAGTCAATATTCGCGCAGTAATCCGGATGATGATTTTGTAGAAATGGTGTCTATAATGCTTGTAAATGGAAAAGATTGGTTTGAGGCCCTATTGGCAAGCGATAAAACCAATGCGGATTCAAGAGCACTGCTTAGAAGAAAAGAAGCTATTGTAAGAAACTATTTCAGAGATGTTTATAAAGTCAACTTTGACGACTTACAAAATTCAGTGCAAAAAGGAATTAATGAAGGTATTTTTTAGACTTTAAGAAATTAACATGAAAAAACTAGCATTACTAAGCATTGCCGCCCTTTTTGCGATCTCTGCTTGTAAAAAAGACGACCATATATTTGATAAATCACCCGACGAACGTGTCAATGAATCATTGAAAGGTTATAAGCAAAAGTTAACCGAATCTGCTCATGGCTGGAAAGCATTTCTGTTTCCAAAAGAAGGAGGAGGCTACACGTTTATGATGAAATTTAATGCTGAAGGAAACGTAAGCATGACAATGGATTTCAGTGATGCATCTCTTTACAATCCGGAGGAAAGTACTTATCGCTTGCGTGCATTGGAAGCCCCTGCATTAGTATTTGATACCTATTCGCCGTACATACACCTTTTAAGCAATCCGGATAACTTCGAATCTCCTTCTGCTTACGAAACGGATTTTGAGTTCATCTTTAAAGAATCAAAAGGCGATACCATTAAACTGATTGGAGTACACTACAAGAATGAGTTATTGTTA from Solitalea canadensis DSM 3403 encodes:
- a CDS encoding RagB/SusD family nutrient uptake outer membrane protein, producing MKKTLIYTCILSTSMLFSCNNFLDQLPDSRSPLNNKEQIAELLTSAYPKASYIGFCEVMSDNAGEASEGSFYDSNARAFAWSDNYQPDAYDSPQTYWSACYAAIAVANQALEAIPENDKLYNAQRGEALVARAYSHFMLVNLFSKFYDQATAGNDPGIPYLTKPDTKMLTKYDRKSVAYVYEMIEKDLVAGMPLIDNNEYKVPGFHFNRSATYAFATRFYLFKKDYDNALKYAQLAFPGNTIGDYMRPTKLYRSKDAAYIRENFTRASEPSNLLLGEAASMWYRMNRAYTFGVNSEKISNIITGSNVNGAAWAISTYQVYGDGVKFAIKFREHFVTTSIGATTGEPYIMAPLFVTDEVLFNRAEAKIYKQDYDGALNDLNIFVAKNSNATSPLTYQKIENFYGSDLSKEQGLLATLLDFKRVAFIHEGMRWFDNIRYNMPIEHVYYNGSRIQLATNDPRRIMQLPPEATLSGLELNPR
- a CDS encoding zinc-binding metallopeptidase produces the protein MKKLYNYIYLLAFSTIIVTGCQKEDDLVMPSFEQLEGETWTKTDLDIWIEQQLGIPYNIEAKYRWDKNEVKPNKSFIPPDTASVREVFNVLINGMIDPYVENVGSYFVKTYLPRQYVIVGSYEWNSNQTITLGTAEGGRKITLYGIRNYVAANDQGLTRQLLHTLHHEFAHILHQNIMYPKEFKTITGSEYSADWNNLSLAEAYQKGFISQYSRSNPDDDFVEMVSIMLVNGKDWFEALLASDKTNADSRALLRRKEAIVRNYFRDVYKVNFDDLQNSVQKGINEGIF